A single region of the Salvelinus sp. IW2-2015 linkage group LG20, ASM291031v2, whole genome shotgun sequence genome encodes:
- the LOC111981846 gene encoding membrane progestin receptor gamma-B — MLSLIKLPRVFTINQVPKVFHEDSIISGYRHPRSSATDCILSLFQLTNETLNIWTHFLPTWYFLWKLLTVVLMRDVWRDSFTWPLLVFLMSCCVYPLASSCAHTFSTMSTRARHICFFFDYGALSLYSLGSAITYSAYVIPDKWVNSLFHQYYIPIAVVNTVICTALACYSRLGLPYIQYNHDIIKRFSECKSPKFGKFLRILAFALPYLFDNIPLFYR, encoded by the exons ATGCTCAGCCTTATTAAACTGCCCAGAGTCTTCACCATCAACCAAGTCCCAAAA gtgTTCCATGAGGACAGCATCATCTCAGGCTACCGACACCCTCGCAGCTCAGCCACTGACTGCATCCTCAGCCTCTTCCAGCTGACCAATGAAACGCTCAATATCTGGACACACTTCCTGCCCACATG GTACTTCTTGTGGAAGCTGCTGACGGTGGTCCTGATGCGGGACGTGTGGCGCGACTCGTTCACATGGCCCCTCCTGGTGTTCCTGATGTCGTGCTGTGTGTACCCGCTGGCCTCTAGCTGTGCCCACACCTTTAGCACCATGTCAACGCGAGCACGACACATCTGCTTCTTCTTCGACTACggagctctgagtctctacagCCTGG GCTCTGCCATAACATATTCTGCCTACGTGATTCCTGATAAGTGGGTGAACAGTTTGTTCCACCAGTACTATATCCCCATCGCTGTGGTAAACACTGTCATCTGTACCGCCTTAGCCTGCTACTCCAG GCTTGGTTTACCGTATATCCAATATAACCATGACATCATAAAAAG ATTCTCAGAGTGTAAGAGCCCAAAGTTTGGCAAATTTCTCCGCATTCTAGCTTTCGCATTACCCTACCTGTTCGACAACATTCCTCTCTTCTACAGGTGA
- the glceb gene encoding D-glucuronyl C5-epimerase B: MLFLPPVTTENSEGVSLPLGNSKDFIISFDLKFTSNGSVSVVLETTEKGAPFIIHYVTSAHLIAFSGRDITYGIGPRAAWSTVTRDLLTDLRKGVGLSNTKAVKATKVMPRRVVRLIVRGRGAIDNVTIATTAHTAAFFAASDWLLRNQDERGGWPIMVTRKLGEGFRPLEPGWYSAMAQGQAMSTLVRAYLLTKDQTYLTAALRATGPYKLPSEQHGVKAVFMNKYDWYEEYPTTPGSFVLNGFIYSLLGLHDLAETAGEKLGRESGLLFSRGMESLKAMLPLYDTGSGSIYDLRHYMLGTAPNLARWDYHTTHINQLQLLASIDNAPIFRDVVKRWKSYLKGGRAKHN; this comes from the exons ATGTTGTTTCTCCCTCCCGTCACTACAGAGAACTCTGAAGGCGTCTCCCTCCCCCTGGGCAACTCCAAGGACTTCATCATCTCCTTCGACCTCAAGTTCACCTCCAACGGAAGCGTGTCTGTGGTGCTTGAGACCACGGAGAAGGGCGCGCCCTTCATCATCCACTATGTCACCTCCGCTCACCTCATCGCCTTCAGCGGCCGCGACATCACCTACGGCATCGGGCCCCGTGCCGCCTGGTCCACGGTCACCCGGGACCTGCTGACCGACCTGAGGAAGGGTGTGGGCCTCTCCAACACCAAGGCCGTCAAGGCCACCAAG GTGATGCCGCGGCGGGTTGTGCGACTGATAGTCCGTGGGCGCGGCGCCATCGACAACGTCACCATCGCCACCACGGCGCACACGGCTGCTTTCTTCGCCGCCAGTGACTGGCTGCTGCGCAACCAGGACGAGCGTGGCGGATGGCCCATCATGGTCACACGCAAGCTGGGCGAGGGTTTCCGCCCGCTGGAGCCCGGCTGGTACTCAGCCATGGCGCAGGGCCAGGCCATGTCGACTCTGGTCCGTGCCTACCTGCTCACCAAGGACCAGACGTACCTGACCGCTGCGCTGCGTGCCACCGGCCCCTACAAGCTGCCCTCTGAACAGCACGGCGTCAAGGCTGTCTTCATGAACAAGTACGACTGGTACGAGGAGTACCCCACTACACCAGGCTCCTTCGTGCTCAACGGCTTCATATACTCGCTGCTCGGTCTCCACGATCTGGCCGAGACGGCGGGCGAGAAACTAGGCCGGGAGTCTGGCCTGTTGTTCTCTAGGGGCATGGAGTCCCTCAAGGCCATGCTGCCGCTGTACGACACGGGCTCGGGCAGCATCTACGACCTGCGGCACTACATGCTGGGCACAGCCCCCAACCTGGCACGCTGGGACTACCACACCACGCACATCAACCAGCTGCAGCTGCTGGCGTCCATCGATAACGCGCCCATCTTCCGGGACGTGGTGAAGCGCTGGAAGAGCTACCTGAAGGGGGGGCGGGCCAAGCACAACTAG
- the LOC111981946 gene encoding cytochrome P450 2M1 — protein sequence MLEDKDDPNTEFNNDNMVMTAWSLFAAGTETTSSTLKQSFLMMIKYPHIQESVQKEIDEVIGSRVPTVDDRVKMPYTDAVIHEVQRYMDLSPTSVPHKVMRDTEFYNYHIPXGTMVLPLLSSVLADPKLFKNPDEFDPENFLDENGVFKKNDGFFAFGVGKRACPGEALARVELFLFFTSLLQRFTFTGTKPPEEINIEPACXSFGRMPRSYDCYIKXRTEE from the exons ATGCTGGAG GACAAAGATGATCCCAACACTGAGTTCAACAATGATAATATGGTGATGACTGCATGGAGCCTGTTTGCTGCTGGAACAGAAACCACATCATCCACCCTAAAACAGTCTTTTCTGATGATGATAAAGTACCCTCACATTCAAG AGAGTGTTCAGAAGGAGATAGACGAGGTGATTGGCTCAAGAGTGCCCACGGTTGACGACAGAGTTAAAATGCCCTACACGGATGCTGTCATTCACGAAGTCCAGAGATACATGGACCTCAGTCCTACGTCTGTACCCCACAAAGTGATGAGAGATACAGAGTTCTACAACTACCACATTCCAYAG GGTACCATGGTCCTGCCTCTGCTGTCCTCTGTGCTTGCTGATCCCAAATTGTTTAAAAACCCAGATGAGTTTGACCCAGAGAACTTCCTGGATGAAAATGGAGTCTTTAAGAAAAATGATGGATTCTTTGCTTTTGGAGTGG GGAAGCGGGCGTGTCCTGGGGAGGCTCTGGCCAGAGTGGAGCTCTTTCTCTTCTTTACCTCCCTCCTGCAGCGCTTCACTTTCACCGGCACCAAACCTCCAGAGGAGATCAACATCGAGCCAGCGTGCTSCAGCTTTGGCCGCATGCCACGTTCCTATGATTGCTACATCAAACRCAGGACTGAGGAGTGA